One Fimbriimonadaceae bacterium DNA window includes the following coding sequences:
- a CDS encoding DUF3047 domain-containing protein, protein MPPATSSLIVGLSSFLLVGMILGDPDRLDANSPDTQTIGAFSAAAPGGPWPDGWKPLTFPKIPQHTTYGLVKEGEQVVVKASSQASSSGMTREIRIDPKDYPIIRWQWKVSNVLKAGDVAKKAGDDYPARIYVTFEYDSAKVGLFGKAKYETAKL, encoded by the coding sequence ATGCCACCAGCAACGTCTTCCCTGATCGTCGGCCTCTCGTCGTTCCTGTTGGTCGGAATGATTCTGGGAGATCCGGACCGACTGGACGCCAACTCGCCGGACACCCAGACGATCGGCGCCTTCTCGGCCGCCGCGCCAGGAGGCCCCTGGCCCGACGGCTGGAAGCCGCTCACGTTCCCCAAGATCCCGCAGCACACCACCTACGGTCTTGTGAAGGAAGGGGAACAGGTCGTCGTCAAAGCGTCCAGCCAGGCCTCCTCCTCAGGCATGACGCGAGAAATTCGCATCGACCCCAAGGACTATCCGATCATTCGATGGCAGTGGAAAGTCTCCAACGTGCTCAAGGCGGGCGATGTCGCCAAAAAGGCGGGCGACGATTATCCCGCCCGGATCTATGTCACCTTTGAATACGACAGCGCGAAAGTCGGACTCTTCGGCAAGGCGAAATACGAGACGGCCAAGTTGAT